One part of the Denticeps clupeoides chromosome 8, fDenClu1.1, whole genome shotgun sequence genome encodes these proteins:
- the angpt2a gene encoding angiopoietin-2a isoform X2 — protein MKHEMAQIQQHAVHNHTAAIIEIGTSLLSQTVEQTLKLTNVEAQVINHTTRLQLQLHENSLSTTKLEKQIILQTNEISKLTEKNSFMEKRVEELEEKRQAELKVLQEEKEQLKQLVQRQTSVMQELEQQLLHASSNNSALQLQQQELLETVNNLIFTMSLPTVGKSAMMQDTPTLYKDCAAVLKSGSTNSGAYSLNPPASTQQIKAYCDMETEGGGWTVFQRRFDGHVDFHRTWKEYKAGFGDVSGEHWLGNEFIAQLTKDKPYVLRVELKDWEGNSAYSQYDEFSISDEAKNYRIHLKGYSGTAGKISSLGQPGSDFSTKDADNDKCVCKCSQLTTGGWWFDACGPSNLNGIYYQLGQNTNRFNGIKWYYWKGSGYSLKATTLMIRPADF, from the exons ATGAAGCACGAAATGGCCCAGATTCAGCAGCACGCCGTGCACAACCACACGGCGGCCATCATTGAGATCGGCACCAGCCTTCTGAGTCAAACCGTGGAGCAGACCCTGAAGCTGACCAACGTGGAGGCTCAG gTTATTAACCATACGACTCGACTGCAGCTTCAGCTGCATGAGAACTCCCTCTCAACCACCAAACTGGAAAAGCAAATCATTCTCCAAACCAACGAAATCAGCAAACTGACTGAAAAGAACAG CTTCATGGAGAAACgagtggaggagctggaggaaaaGAGGCAGGCAGAGCTGAAGGTCCTACAGGAGGAGAAAGAGCAGCTGAAGCAGCTGGTGCAGAGGCAGACCAGCGTCAtgcaggagctggagcagcagctgctccaCGCCAGCTCCAACAACTccgccctgcagctgcagcagcaggagctcCTGGAGACGGTCAACAACCTCATCTTCACCATGTCACTCCCAACTG TGGGCAAGTCGGCCATGATGCAGGACACCCCGACGCTGTACAAGGACTGCGCGGCCGTACTCAAGTCAGGCAGCACAAACAGCGGCGCGTACTCGCTGAACCCACCCGCTTCCACGCAGCAAATCAAG GCCTACTGTGACATGGAGACAGAAGGTGGCGGATGGACCGTTTTCCAGAGGCGGTTCGACGGGCATGTTGACTTTCACCGCACGTGGAAGGAGTACAAAGCG GGATTTGGCGATGTCTCAGGCGAACACTGGCTAGGAAACGAGTTCATCGCACAGCTGACCAAAGACAAGCCGTACGTCCTGAGAGTTGAGCTGAAGGACTGGGAGGGAAACTCGGCCTACTCCCAATACGATGAGTTCTCAATCAGCGACGAAGCCAAGAATTACAG GATACACCTTAAAGGCTACAGTGGAACGGCAGGCAAAATCAGTAGCCTTGGTCAGCCAGGAAGTGACTTCAGCACAAAGGATGCAGACAACGACAAATGTGTCTGCAAATGCTCGCAGCTGACTACAGGAG GTTGGTGGTTTGACGCATGTGGGCCGTCCAACTTGAATGGAATATACTACCAACTGGGGCAGAACACGAACCGCTTCAACGGGATCAAATGGTACTACTGGAAAGGATCAGGCTACTCGCTGAAGGCCACAACCCTGATGATCCGGCCAGCAGACTTTTGA